A region from the Mycobacterium heidelbergense genome encodes:
- a CDS encoding NADH-quinone oxidoreductase subunit C — protein MSSPDQDPREAIAGPDEEVIDVRRGMFGVSGTGDTSGYGRLVREVTLPGGSPRPYGGYFDDIADRLAEALRRDGVEFDDAIEKVVVDRDELTLHVRRDLLPRVAQRLRDEPDLRFELCLGVSGVHYPHETGRELHAVYPLQSITHGRRLRLEVAAPDGDPHIPSLFAIYPTNDWHERETYDFFGIVFDGHPSLTRIEMPDDWHGHPQRKDYPLGGIPVEYKGAQIPPPDERRGYN, from the coding sequence ATGAGCTCACCCGACCAGGACCCGCGGGAAGCGATCGCCGGCCCCGACGAAGAGGTGATCGACGTTCGTCGCGGCATGTTCGGGGTCTCCGGCACCGGCGACACCTCCGGATACGGTCGGCTGGTCCGGGAGGTCACGCTGCCGGGCGGCAGCCCCCGCCCCTACGGCGGCTACTTCGACGACATCGCCGACCGGCTGGCCGAGGCGCTGCGGCGCGACGGCGTCGAATTCGACGATGCGATAGAGAAAGTCGTGGTCGACCGCGACGAGCTGACCCTGCACGTCCGACGGGATCTGCTGCCGCGCGTCGCCCAGCGGCTGCGCGACGAACCGGACCTGCGCTTCGAGTTGTGCCTGGGCGTCAGCGGGGTGCACTACCCGCACGAGACCGGGCGGGAACTGCACGCCGTCTACCCGCTGCAGTCGATCACCCACGGCCGCCGCCTGCGGCTGGAAGTGGCCGCCCCGGACGGTGATCCGCACATCCCGTCGCTGTTCGCGATCTACCCGACCAACGACTGGCACGAGCGCGAGACCTATGACTTCTTCGGAATCGTCTTCGACGGCCATCCGTCGCTGACCAGAATCGAGATGCCCGACGACTGGCACGGGCATCCGCAACGCAAGGACTATCCGCTCGGCGGCATCCCGGTCGAATACAAGGGCGCGCAGATACCCCCACCCGACGAGCGCAGGGGCTATAACTGA
- the nuoD gene encoding NADH dehydrogenase (quinone) subunit D yields MTEPDTVLVAGGQDWDQIIDAARSADPGERIVVNMGPQHPSTHGVLRLILEIEGETVTEVRCGIGYLHTGIEKNLEYRYWTQGVTFVTRMDYLSPFFNEAAYCLGVEKLLGITDEIPERVNVIRVLTMELNRISSHLVALATGGMELGAMTAMFIGFRAREIILNVFESITGLRMNHAYIRPGGVAQDLPPNAASEIAKALKQLRQPLRELGELLNENAIWKARTEGVGYLDLTGCMALGITGPILRSTGLPHDLRKSEPYCGYENYEFDVITDDGCDAYGRYIIRVKEMWESLKIVEQCLDKLRPGPTMISDRKIAWPADLKVGPDGMGNSPEHIAKIMGSSMEALIHHFKLVTEGIRVPPGQVYVAVESPRGELGVHMVSDGGTRPYRVHYRDPSFTNLQSVAAMCEGGMVADLIAAVASIDPVMGGVDR; encoded by the coding sequence ATGACCGAACCCGATACCGTCCTGGTCGCCGGCGGGCAGGACTGGGACCAGATCATCGACGCGGCGCGCAGCGCGGATCCCGGCGAACGCATCGTCGTCAACATGGGCCCCCAGCACCCGTCCACCCACGGGGTGTTGCGGCTGATCCTGGAGATCGAGGGCGAGACCGTCACCGAGGTCAGGTGCGGGATCGGCTACCTGCACACGGGAATCGAGAAGAACCTCGAATACCGTTACTGGACCCAGGGTGTCACCTTCGTAACCCGAATGGATTATCTGTCACCGTTTTTCAACGAGGCCGCCTACTGCCTGGGCGTGGAGAAGCTGCTCGGCATCACCGACGAGATACCGGAGCGGGTCAACGTCATCCGGGTCCTGACGATGGAGCTCAACCGGATCTCGTCGCATCTGGTCGCGCTGGCGACCGGCGGCATGGAACTGGGCGCGATGACCGCGATGTTCATCGGCTTCCGGGCCCGCGAGATCATCCTCAACGTCTTCGAATCGATCACCGGCCTGCGGATGAACCACGCCTACATCCGCCCCGGCGGCGTGGCGCAGGACCTGCCGCCCAACGCGGCCAGCGAGATCGCGAAGGCCCTCAAGCAGCTGCGGCAGCCGCTGCGCGAACTCGGCGAGCTGCTCAACGAGAACGCCATCTGGAAGGCCCGCACCGAGGGCGTCGGCTACCTGGACCTGACCGGGTGCATGGCGCTGGGCATCACCGGCCCGATCCTGCGCTCCACCGGGCTGCCACACGACCTGCGCAAGAGCGAGCCCTACTGCGGCTACGAGAACTACGAATTCGACGTGATCACAGACGACGGTTGTGATGCGTACGGGCGCTACATCATTCGCGTCAAGGAGATGTGGGAGTCGCTGAAGATCGTGGAGCAGTGTCTGGACAAGTTGCGGCCGGGCCCGACGATGATCTCCGACCGCAAGATCGCCTGGCCCGCCGACCTCAAGGTGGGCCCGGACGGCATGGGCAACTCGCCCGAGCACATCGCCAAGATCATGGGCAGCTCGATGGAGGCGCTGATCCACCACTTCAAACTGGTCACCGAGGGCATTCGCGTTCCGCCGGGCCAGGTTTACGTCGCCGTGGAATCGCCCCGCGGCGAGCTCGGCGTGCACATGGTCAGCGACGGCGGCACCCGCCCCTACCGGGTGCACTACCGGGATCCGTCGTTCACCAACCTGCAGTCGGTCGCCGCGATGTGCGAGGGCGGGATGGTCGCGGACCTGATCGCCGCGGTCGCCAGCATCGACCCGGTCATGGGCGGGGTGGATCGATGA
- the nuoE gene encoding NADH-quinone oxidoreductase subunit NuoE → MTGPQGQPVFIRLGPPPDEPNAFVVEGAPQSYPPEVRGRLEVDAKEIMGRYPDKRSALLPLLHLVQSEDSYLTPAGLEFCGEQLDLTGAEVSAVASFYTMYRRGPTGDYLVGVCTNTLCAVMGGDAIFDSLKEHLGVGNDETTSDGSITLQHIECNAACDYAPVVMVNWEFFDNQTPESARELVDSLRSGKPAAPTRGAPLCAFRETSRILAGLPDERPDQGQGGAGAATLAGLEVARELGMQAPAGPEGQS, encoded by the coding sequence ATGACGGGCCCGCAGGGTCAGCCGGTCTTCATCCGGCTGGGCCCACCGCCCGACGAGCCCAACGCGTTCGTCGTCGAGGGCGCCCCCCAGTCGTACCCGCCGGAGGTGCGGGGGCGGCTGGAGGTCGACGCCAAGGAGATCATGGGCCGCTACCCCGACAAGCGTTCGGCGCTGCTGCCGCTGCTGCACCTGGTGCAATCCGAGGACTCGTACCTGACCCCGGCGGGCTTGGAGTTCTGCGGCGAGCAGCTGGACCTGACCGGCGCCGAAGTGTCTGCGGTGGCAAGCTTTTACACGATGTATCGCCGCGGGCCCACCGGCGACTACCTGGTCGGTGTCTGCACCAACACGCTGTGCGCCGTCATGGGCGGCGACGCCATCTTCGACTCGCTCAAGGAGCACCTGGGCGTCGGCAACGACGAGACCACCTCCGATGGGTCCATCACGTTGCAGCACATCGAATGCAACGCCGCCTGCGACTACGCGCCGGTGGTGATGGTCAACTGGGAGTTCTTCGACAACCAGACACCGGAATCGGCGCGCGAGCTCGTCGACTCCCTGCGCTCCGGTAAACCCGCGGCGCCCACCCGCGGCGCCCCGCTGTGCGCCTTCCGCGAGACGTCGCGCATCCTGGCCGGCCTCCCCGACGAGCGCCCCGACCAGGGCCAGGGCGGCGCGGGCGCGGCGACGTTGGCCGGCCTGGAAGTGGCGAGGGAACTGGGCATGCAGGCGCCGGCCGGGCCGGAAGGCCAATCATGA
- the nuoF gene encoding NADH-quinone oxidoreductase subunit NuoF: MTTAQATPLTPVISRFWDDPESWTLETYRRHDGYKAMQKALAMEPDAVIGTVKDSGLRGRGGAGFSTGTKWSFIPQGDTGPAAKPHYLVVNADESEPGTCKDIPLMLATPHVLIEGVIIAAYAIRASHAFIYVRGEVLPVLRRLQNAVAEAYAAGYLGRDINGSGFDLELVVHAGAGAYICGEETALLDSLEGRRGQPRLRPPFPAVAGLYGCPTVINNVETIASVPSIILGGVEWFRSMGSEKSPGFTLYSLSGHVTRPGQYEAPLGITLRELLAYAGGVRAGHRLKFWTPGGSSTPLLTDQHLDVPLDYEGVGAAGSMLGTKALEIFDETTCVVRAVRRWTEFYKHESCGKCTPCREGTFWLDKIYERLETGSKTNPATSEDIDKLLDISDAILGKAFCALGDGAASPVMSSIKLFRDEYVAHIDGGGCPFDPRDSMLTPNGGERRS; encoded by the coding sequence ATGACCACCGCGCAGGCGACGCCGTTGACACCGGTCATCAGCCGCTTTTGGGACGATCCTGAGTCGTGGACGCTGGAGACCTACCGCCGCCACGACGGGTACAAGGCGATGCAGAAGGCCCTGGCCATGGAGCCCGACGCGGTGATCGGCACCGTCAAGGACTCCGGCCTGCGCGGCCGCGGCGGCGCGGGCTTCTCGACCGGGACGAAGTGGTCGTTCATCCCGCAGGGCGACACCGGCCCGGCCGCCAAGCCGCACTACCTGGTGGTCAACGCCGACGAGTCGGAACCCGGTACGTGCAAAGACATTCCGCTGATGCTCGCGACGCCGCACGTGCTCATCGAGGGCGTCATCATCGCCGCGTACGCGATCCGGGCCAGCCACGCCTTCATCTACGTGCGCGGCGAGGTGCTTCCGGTGTTGCGCCGCCTGCAGAACGCGGTGGCCGAGGCCTACGCCGCCGGTTACCTGGGCCGCGACATCAACGGTTCCGGCTTCGACCTGGAGCTGGTGGTGCACGCCGGCGCCGGCGCCTACATCTGCGGCGAGGAAACCGCGCTGCTCGATTCCCTGGAGGGCCGGCGCGGCCAGCCGCGGCTGCGGCCGCCGTTCCCCGCGGTGGCCGGGCTGTACGGCTGCCCCACGGTGATCAACAACGTCGAGACGATCGCCAGCGTCCCGTCGATCATCCTGGGCGGCGTCGAATGGTTCCGGTCGATGGGCAGCGAGAAATCGCCCGGCTTCACGCTGTATTCGCTGTCCGGGCATGTCACCCGGCCGGGCCAGTACGAGGCGCCGCTCGGGATCACGTTGCGCGAGTTGCTCGCCTACGCCGGCGGCGTGCGCGCCGGGCACCGGCTGAAATTCTGGACCCCCGGCGGGTCGTCGACGCCGCTGCTGACCGACCAGCACCTCGACGTGCCGCTGGACTACGAGGGCGTCGGCGCCGCCGGCTCCATGCTGGGCACCAAGGCGCTGGAGATCTTCGACGAAACCACCTGCGTGGTGCGTGCGGTGCGCCGCTGGACCGAGTTCTACAAGCACGAATCGTGCGGCAAGTGCACGCCCTGCCGGGAGGGCACGTTCTGGCTGGACAAGATCTACGAGCGGCTGGAAACCGGCTCGAAAACCAACCCAGCCACGAGCGAGGACATCGACAAGCTGTTGGACATCTCCGACGCCATCCTGGGAAAGGCGTTCTGCGCGTTGGGCGACGGCGCCGCCAGCCCGGTGATGTCGTCGATCAAGCTCTTCCGCGACGAGTACGTCGCCCACATCGACGGAGGCGGCTGCCCGTTCGACCCCCGAGACTCGATGCTCACGCCCAACGGAGGGGAACGGCGCTCATGA
- a CDS encoding NADH-quinone oxidoreductase subunit G → MTQAADTENRVTQPEMVTLTIDDVEISVPKGTLVIRAAELMGIQIPRFCDHPLLDPVGACRQCLVEVEGQRKPMASCTTVATDDMVVRTQLTSEAADKAQHGVMELLLINHPLDCPMCDKGGECPLQNQAMSNGHADSRFTDEKRTFAKPINISSQVLLDRERCILCARCTRFSEQIAGDPFIDMQERGALQQVGIYANEPFDSYFSGNTVQICPVGALTGTAYRFRARPFDLVSSPSVCEHCASGCAQRTDHRRGKVLRRLAGDDPEVNEEWNCDKGRWAFNYATQPDVLTTPLIRDADGALQPASWSAAMVAAAQGLEAARGRAGVLVGGRATWEDAYAYSKFARIALDTNDVDFRARPHSAEEADFLAARVAGRPITVSYSDLESAPVVVLVGFEPEDESPIVFLRLRKAARKHGVPVYSIAPFETRSLTKMSGRLLRTAPGDEPSALDGLATGEIGDLLGKPGAVIMVGERLATAPGGLSAAARLADATGARLAWVPRRAGERGALEAGALPTLLPGGRPVADDAARAQVAEAWNVDELPSATGRDADGILAAAADGSLGALLVGGVEPGDFADPDAVLAALDAAGFVVSLELRHSAVTERADVVFPVAPTTQKSGAFVNWEGRYRPFAPALHGTTQLAGQSDHRVLDTLADEMGVYLGATTVEEAREEFAGLGAWDGERAASPRVAAQARTGPDKGKAVLAGWRLLLDEGRMQDGEPYLAGTARKPVVRLSADTAAEIGAADGDDVTVSTERGSIALPLAITDMPDRVVWLPLNSPGCAVHRKLGVTIGSIVNIEVPT, encoded by the coding sequence ATGACCCAGGCGGCCGACACCGAAAACCGCGTGACCCAGCCGGAGATGGTGACGCTGACCATCGACGACGTCGAAATCAGCGTCCCCAAGGGAACTCTGGTGATCCGCGCGGCCGAGTTGATGGGCATCCAGATCCCTCGGTTCTGCGACCACCCGCTGCTGGACCCGGTCGGCGCGTGCCGCCAGTGCCTGGTCGAGGTCGAGGGGCAACGCAAGCCGATGGCGTCGTGCACCACCGTCGCCACCGACGACATGGTGGTGCGCACCCAGCTCACCTCCGAGGCCGCCGACAAGGCCCAGCACGGCGTCATGGAGCTGCTGCTGATCAACCATCCGCTGGACTGCCCGATGTGCGACAAGGGCGGCGAATGCCCCCTGCAGAACCAGGCAATGTCCAACGGGCACGCGGATTCTCGCTTCACCGACGAAAAGCGCACGTTCGCCAAGCCGATCAACATCTCGTCGCAGGTGCTGCTGGACCGCGAGCGCTGCATCCTGTGCGCCCGCTGCACGCGGTTCTCCGAGCAGATCGCCGGCGACCCGTTCATCGACATGCAGGAGCGCGGCGCGCTGCAGCAGGTCGGCATCTATGCGAACGAGCCGTTCGACTCGTACTTTTCGGGCAACACGGTGCAGATCTGCCCGGTGGGCGCGCTGACCGGGACCGCGTACCGCTTCCGGGCCCGCCCCTTCGACCTGGTGTCCAGCCCGAGCGTGTGCGAGCACTGCGCCTCGGGGTGCGCGCAGCGCACCGACCACCGCCGCGGCAAGGTGCTGCGCCGGCTGGCCGGCGACGACCCGGAAGTCAACGAGGAGTGGAACTGCGACAAGGGCCGGTGGGCGTTCAATTACGCCACCCAGCCCGACGTGCTCACCACTCCCCTGATCCGGGACGCCGACGGCGCGCTGCAGCCGGCGTCGTGGTCAGCGGCGATGGTGGCGGCGGCCCAGGGGCTCGAGGCGGCCCGCGGGCGCGCCGGCGTGCTGGTGGGCGGCCGGGCGACCTGGGAGGACGCCTACGCGTACAGCAAGTTCGCCCGAATCGCGTTGGACACCAACGACGTCGACTTCCGCGCGCGCCCGCACTCGGCCGAGGAGGCCGACTTCCTGGCCGCCCGCGTCGCCGGCCGGCCGATCACCGTCAGCTATTCCGACCTGGAATCGGCGCCGGTGGTGGTGCTGGTCGGGTTCGAGCCGGAAGACGAGTCGCCCATTGTGTTCCTGCGGCTGCGCAAGGCCGCCCGCAAACACGGGGTGCCGGTGTATTCGATCGCGCCGTTCGAGACCCGCTCGCTGACGAAGATGTCCGGCCGGTTGCTGAGGACGGCGCCCGGCGACGAGCCGTCGGCGCTCGACGGGCTGGCCACCGGTGAAATCGGTGACCTGCTAGGCAAACCCGGGGCCGTCATCATGGTCGGGGAACGCCTGGCGACGGCGCCCGGCGGGTTGTCCGCCGCGGCACGGCTCGCCGACGCCACCGGCGCCCGGCTGGCGTGGGTGCCGCGCCGGGCCGGCGAGCGCGGCGCGCTGGAGGCCGGCGCGCTGCCCACCCTGTTGCCCGGTGGCCGTCCGGTCGCCGACGACGCCGCCCGGGCGCAGGTCGCCGAGGCCTGGAACGTCGACGAATTGCCCTCCGCGACAGGGCGCGACGCCGACGGCATCCTCGCCGCGGCCGCCGACGGCTCCCTGGGTGCCCTGCTGGTCGGTGGCGTCGAACCCGGCGACTTCGCCGATCCCGACGCGGTGCTGGCCGCGCTGGACGCGGCCGGCTTCGTCGTCAGCCTGGAGCTGCGGCACAGCGCCGTCACCGAACGCGCCGACGTGGTGTTCCCGGTCGCGCCGACGACCCAGAAGTCCGGCGCGTTCGTCAACTGGGAGGGCCGCTACCGCCCGTTCGCGCCCGCGCTGCATGGCACCACGCAGCTGGCCGGCCAGTCGGACCATCGGGTGCTCGACACGCTGGCCGACGAGATGGGCGTCTACCTCGGCGCGACCACCGTCGAGGAGGCCCGCGAGGAGTTTGCCGGGCTGGGCGCCTGGGACGGCGAACGCGCCGCCTCCCCGCGGGTCGCGGCCCAGGCCCGGACAGGACCGGACAAAGGAAAGGCCGTGCTGGCCGGCTGGCGGCTGCTGCTCGACGAGGGCCGAATGCAGGACGGCGAACCGTATCTGGCCGGAACCGCGCGCAAGCCCGTCGTCCGGCTGTCGGCCGACACCGCCGCCGAAATCGGCGCCGCCGACGGCGATGACGTCACGGTCAGTACGGAGCGCGGGTCGATCGCCCTGCCGCTGGCCATCACGGACATGCCCGACCGGGTGGTGTGGCTCCCGTTGAACTCGCCGGGTTGCGCGGTGCACCGGAAATTGGGCGTGACCATCGGCAGCATCGTCAACATCGAGGTACCCACATGA
- the nuoH gene encoding NADH-quinone oxidoreductase subunit NuoH → MTAFGHDTWWLVLGKALAIFVFLMLTVLVAILAERKLLGRMQLRPGPNRAGPKGALQSLADGIKLALKESITPRGIDRFVYFAAPVISVIPAFTAFAFIPFGPEVSVFGHRTQLQLTDLPVAVLFILGLSAIGVYGIVLGGWASGSTYPLLGGVRSTAQVISYEVAMGLSFATVFLYAGSMSTSQIVAAQDRVWYVFLLLPSFVIYLISMVGETNRAPFDLPEAEGELVAGFHTEYSSLKFAMFMLAEYVNMTTVSALAATMFFGGWHAPWPLNMWAAADTGWWPLIWFTAKVWTFLFIYFWLRATLPRLRYDQFMALGWKLLIPVALVWVMIAAVVRTLRNQGYAHWTPVLVISSIVVAAALVLLLRRPFTAPGIRAMERQLRRDAKRTAGPEGTAPAFPTPPLPGPKVDASKEKARA, encoded by the coding sequence CTGACTGCGTTCGGGCACGACACCTGGTGGCTGGTGCTGGGCAAGGCGCTGGCCATCTTCGTCTTCCTGATGCTGACGGTGCTGGTGGCGATCCTCGCCGAACGCAAGCTGCTGGGCCGGATGCAGCTGCGGCCCGGACCCAACCGGGCGGGCCCGAAGGGCGCCCTGCAGAGCCTGGCCGACGGGATCAAGCTGGCACTCAAGGAGAGCATCACTCCCCGCGGCATCGACCGGTTCGTTTACTTTGCGGCGCCGGTCATTTCGGTGATCCCGGCGTTTACCGCGTTCGCGTTCATCCCGTTCGGCCCGGAGGTGTCGGTGTTCGGCCATCGGACGCAGCTGCAGCTGACCGACCTTCCCGTCGCCGTGCTGTTCATCCTGGGCCTGTCGGCGATCGGGGTCTACGGCATCGTGCTGGGCGGCTGGGCGTCGGGGTCGACCTACCCGCTGCTGGGCGGGGTGCGCTCCACTGCGCAGGTCATCTCCTACGAGGTCGCGATGGGCCTGTCGTTCGCGACCGTGTTCCTCTACGCCGGGTCCATGTCGACGTCGCAGATCGTGGCCGCGCAGGACCGGGTCTGGTACGTGTTCCTACTGCTGCCGTCGTTCGTGATCTACCTCATCTCGATGGTCGGCGAAACCAACAGGGCGCCATTCGATTTGCCCGAGGCCGAGGGTGAGCTGGTCGCGGGGTTCCACACCGAGTACTCGTCGCTGAAGTTCGCGATGTTCATGCTGGCCGAGTACGTCAACATGACGACGGTGTCGGCGCTGGCGGCCACGATGTTCTTCGGCGGCTGGCATGCGCCGTGGCCGCTGAACATGTGGGCGGCGGCCGACACCGGCTGGTGGCCGTTGATCTGGTTCACCGCCAAGGTGTGGACCTTCCTGTTCATCTATTTCTGGCTGCGGGCCACCCTGCCGCGGCTGCGCTACGACCAGTTCATGGCGCTGGGCTGGAAGTTGTTGATCCCGGTCGCGCTGGTGTGGGTGATGATCGCGGCGGTCGTCCGCACGCTGCGCAACCAGGGGTACGCGCATTGGACCCCGGTTCTGGTGATCAGCAGCATCGTCGTGGCCGCGGCGCTGGTGCTGCTGCTGCGAAGGCCGTTCACCGCACCCGGCATCCGGGCGATGGAGCGCCAGCTGCGCCGCGACGCCAAACGGACGGCGGGCCCGGAGGGCACCGCGCCGGCATTCCCGACACCGCCGCTGCCGGGGCCGAAGGTCGATGCCAGCAAGGAGAAAGCGCGTGCCTAA
- the nuoI gene encoding NADH-quinone oxidoreductase subunit NuoI, translating to MPARRKRVPKFLDAVAGFGVTLGSMFKKTVTEEYPEKPGPVAPRYHGRHQLNRYPDGLEKCIGCELCAWACPADAIYVEGADNTEELRYSPGERYGRVYQINYLRCIGCGLCIEACPTRALTMTNNYEMADDNRADLIYEKDRLLAPLLQDMLAPPHPRAPGATDKDYYQGNVTADGLRESEHAGDAR from the coding sequence ATGCCAGCAAGGAGAAAGCGCGTGCCTAAATTTCTCGATGCCGTAGCAGGTTTCGGCGTGACGCTCGGTTCGATGTTCAAAAAGACCGTCACCGAGGAGTATCCGGAGAAGCCGGGCCCGGTGGCGCCGCGCTACCACGGCCGTCATCAACTCAACCGGTACCCGGACGGCCTGGAGAAATGCATCGGCTGCGAGTTGTGCGCCTGGGCCTGCCCGGCCGACGCGATCTACGTCGAGGGCGCCGACAACACCGAGGAGCTGAGGTATTCGCCCGGGGAACGCTACGGCCGGGTGTACCAGATCAACTATCTGCGGTGCATCGGCTGCGGCCTGTGCATCGAGGCCTGCCCCACCCGGGCGCTGACGATGACCAACAACTACGAGATGGCCGACGACAACCGCGCCGACCTGATCTACGAGAAGGACCGGCTGCTCGCGCCGCTGCTGCAAGACATGCTCGCGCCGCCGCACCCCAGGGCGCCGGGCGCCACCGATAAGGACTACTACCAGGGCAACGTGACCGCGGACGGGTTGCGGGAATCCGAGCATGCCGGAGACGCGAGGTGA
- a CDS encoding NADH-quinone oxidoreductase subunit J: MASNLASETIVRTSTGEAVTFWVLGALALVGALGVVLAVNAVYSAMFLAMTMIILAVFYMIQDALFLGVVQVVVYTGAVMMLFLFVLMLIGVDSAESLKETLRGQRVAAVVTGIGFGILLLAGTGNVATGGFVGLTTANADGNVEGLAALIFSRYLWAFELTSALLITAAVGAMVLAHRERFERRKTQRELSEERFRPGGHATPLPSPGVYARHNAVDVAALLPDGSYSELSVSAILRTRGADGLETPPAEALKGGAS, translated from the coding sequence CTGGCCTCAAACCTGGCCTCGGAGACCATCGTTCGCACCTCCACCGGGGAGGCCGTGACGTTCTGGGTGCTCGGGGCGCTGGCGCTGGTCGGCGCGCTCGGGGTGGTGCTGGCGGTCAACGCGGTGTACTCGGCGATGTTCCTGGCGATGACGATGATCATCCTGGCCGTGTTCTACATGATCCAGGACGCGCTGTTTCTGGGCGTCGTTCAAGTCGTGGTCTACACCGGCGCGGTGATGATGCTGTTCCTGTTCGTGCTGATGCTGATCGGCGTGGACTCCGCGGAATCGCTGAAGGAGACGCTGCGCGGGCAGCGGGTCGCGGCGGTGGTCACCGGCATCGGGTTCGGCATCCTGCTGCTGGCCGGCACCGGCAACGTGGCGACCGGGGGTTTTGTCGGGCTCACCACCGCCAACGCGGACGGCAACGTGGAAGGCCTGGCGGCGCTGATCTTTTCGCGTTACCTGTGGGCGTTCGAGTTGACCAGCGCGTTGCTGATCACCGCGGCGGTCGGCGCGATGGTGCTGGCGCACCGGGAGCGTTTCGAGCGCCGCAAGACGCAGCGGGAACTCTCCGAGGAACGCTTCCGGCCCGGCGGGCACGCCACCCCGCTGCCCAGCCCGGGCGTCTACGCGCGGCACAACGCGGTCGACGTGGCCGCGCTGCTGCCCGACGGCTCCTACTCGGAGCTGTCGGTCTCGGCGATACTGCGGACCCGCGGCGCGGACGGTCTGGAAACGCCCCCCGCGGAAGCCCTCAAGGGAGGTGCGTCATGA
- the nuoK gene encoding NADH-quinone oxidoreductase subunit NuoK: MNPANYLYLSALLFTIGAAGVLLRRNAIVMFMCVELMLNAVNLAFVTFARMHGHLDGQMIAFFTMVVAACEVVIGLAIIMTIFRARKSASVDDANLLKG, from the coding sequence ATGAATCCGGCTAACTACCTTTACCTTTCGGCGCTGCTGTTCACCATCGGGGCCGCGGGCGTGCTGTTGCGCCGCAACGCCATCGTGATGTTCATGTGCGTCGAGCTGATGCTCAACGCCGTCAACCTGGCCTTCGTCACGTTCGCGCGGATGCACGGCCATCTGGACGGACAGATGATCGCGTTCTTCACCATGGTGGTGGCCGCCTGCGAGGTCGTCATCGGCCTGGCCATCATCATGACGATTTTCCGTGCCCGCAAATCGGCGTCGGTCGACGACGCGAATCTACTCAAAGGCTGA